From the genome of Solidesulfovibrio carbinolicus, one region includes:
- a CDS encoding NifB/NifX family molybdenum-iron cluster-binding protein, translated as MHTIIAVSSEGPTLADAVDPRFGRAAGFVLVDPAGNVTYLDNGSSQAMAHGAGLEAARRLADAGASVVLSGVVGPKAAAALKAAGLTAVEGFDGRTVGEAVAAYRAGQAG; from the coding sequence ATGCACACCATCATCGCCGTCAGCAGCGAAGGCCCCACCCTGGCCGACGCCGTGGACCCGCGCTTCGGCCGGGCCGCCGGCTTCGTCCTCGTGGACCCCGCCGGCAACGTCACCTATCTCGACAACGGCTCCTCCCAGGCCATGGCCCACGGGGCCGGGCTGGAAGCCGCCCGCCGCCTGGCCGACGCCGGAGCCTCCGTCGTGCTCTCGGGCGTGGTCGGCCCCAAGGCCGCCGCCGCCCTCAAGGCCGCCGGGCTGACGGCCGTCGAAGGCTTCGACGGCCGCACCGTGGGCGAAGCCGTGGCCGCCTACCGCGCCGGCCAGGCGGGCTAA
- a CDS encoding iron-sulfur cluster assembly scaffold protein: MPASPDKDTLDMLLDVFEQEQRDDLIARFGEKGFAVWRDAPNRARLEAPTTFGTVKGSCGDTITIALLVSGERVTATDFDTDGCASSLIAAATAASLAVGKTLDEAVDIDEAAVVAAVGRFPDDDRHCAYLAAAAVREAVHRWMIAGGALAAAQSQETGQNAQA, encoded by the coding sequence ATGCCGGCTAGCCCCGACAAGGACACCCTCGACATGCTGCTCGACGTCTTCGAGCAGGAGCAGCGCGACGACCTCATCGCCCGCTTCGGCGAAAAAGGCTTTGCCGTCTGGCGCGACGCGCCAAACCGGGCGCGCCTGGAAGCGCCGACCACTTTCGGCACGGTCAAGGGCTCCTGCGGCGACACCATCACCATCGCCCTGCTCGTTTCCGGCGAGCGCGTCACGGCCACCGACTTCGACACCGACGGCTGCGCCTCAAGCCTCATCGCCGCCGCCACCGCCGCGTCCCTGGCCGTGGGCAAGACCCTGGACGAAGCCGTGGACATTGATGAAGCGGCCGTGGTCGCGGCTGTCGGCCGGTTTCCCGACGACGACCGCCACTGCGCCTATCTGGCCGCCGCCGCCGTGCGCGAGGCCGTCCACCGCTGGATGATCGCCGGCGGCGCGTTGGCTGCGGCCCAGAGCCAGGAAACCGGCCAAAACGCCCAGGCCTGA
- a CDS encoding Mrp/NBP35 family ATP-binding protein yields MNEQGLRDLNEEIGGKPKATGLDQVRSVIVVLSGKGGVGKSTVAANLAAGLAMEGLRTGLLDVDVHGPSIPRLLKLTGFKPGMSARGMLPVEWHWNLGVMSIGLLLPSRDDAVIWRGPAKAGVIAQLAEQVDWGTRDVLVVDCPPGTGDEPLSVLQIFGQKALGLIVTSPQDVAVDDVRRSITFCRQLGNPILGIVENLSGFVCPDCGATHHIFSTGGGERLAEEAGVPFLGRLPIDPEVARSGDDGDVYLAVAGQGPAAAAFKPILAAAVQAVGPAAAPQAKDAQEAAHAG; encoded by the coding sequence ATGAATGAACAAGGCCTTCGCGACCTCAACGAAGAAATCGGCGGCAAGCCCAAAGCCACCGGCCTGGACCAGGTCCGATCCGTCATTGTCGTGCTCTCGGGCAAGGGCGGCGTGGGCAAGTCCACCGTGGCCGCCAATCTGGCCGCCGGATTGGCCATGGAGGGCCTGCGCACGGGATTGCTCGACGTGGACGTCCACGGCCCGAGCATCCCGCGCCTGCTCAAGCTCACCGGTTTCAAGCCCGGCATGTCCGCGCGCGGCATGTTGCCCGTGGAGTGGCACTGGAACCTCGGCGTCATGTCCATCGGCCTGCTTCTGCCCAGCCGCGACGACGCCGTCATCTGGCGCGGGCCGGCCAAGGCCGGGGTCATCGCCCAGCTGGCCGAGCAGGTTGACTGGGGCACGCGCGACGTGCTGGTGGTTGACTGCCCCCCGGGCACCGGGGACGAACCCCTGTCCGTGCTCCAGATTTTCGGCCAAAAGGCCCTGGGACTCATCGTCACCTCGCCCCAGGACGTGGCCGTGGACGACGTGCGCCGCTCCATCACCTTCTGCCGCCAGCTCGGCAACCCCATCCTCGGCATTGTCGAAAACTTGAGCGGGTTTGTCTGCCCGGACTGCGGCGCGACCCACCATATCTTCAGCACCGGCGGCGGCGAGCGCCTGGCCGAAGAAGCCGGCGTGCCGTTTTTGGGCCGGCTGCCCATCGACCCGGAAGTGGCCCGCTCCGGCGACGACGGCGACGTCTACCTAGCCGTGGCCGGCCAGGGACCGGCGGCCGCCGCCTTTAAGCCCATCCTGGCCGCCGCCGTCCAGGCCGTGGGACCGGCCGCCGCCCCGCAGGCCAAGGACGCCCAGGAGGCCGCCCATGCCGGCTAG
- a CDS encoding NYN domain-containing protein, with protein MTNRRLWLIDAGYMYRGQSYFSREYSIDYVKLRNKLEAETPIWRAYYLNSIPHPTPESQIAFYNWMRSAPPQGPKIITKLYELRTSEINELYCEQCRRKVPVTCPNDRAHRLSREQQKGVDVGLATLALTHIENYDTLILSSGDSDLLDAVEYITEKNKRFELLVFKNGVSTDLQCRADRIWWIDEFAHEVAREARVMS; from the coding sequence ATGACCAATCGCCGATTGTGGCTCATTGACGCTGGCTACATGTACCGGGGGCAATCCTATTTCAGTAGGGAATATAGTATTGACTATGTCAAACTGCGCAACAAACTGGAAGCCGAAACCCCCATCTGGCGCGCCTATTATCTCAATTCCATCCCCCATCCCACCCCGGAATCCCAGATCGCCTTCTACAACTGGATGCGCTCCGCCCCGCCCCAGGGACCGAAAATCATCACCAAGCTCTACGAACTGCGCACCAGCGAAATCAACGAACTCTACTGCGAGCAGTGCCGCCGCAAGGTGCCCGTCACCTGCCCCAACGACCGGGCCCACCGTTTGAGCCGCGAACAGCAAAAGGGCGTCGATGTGGGCCTGGCCACCCTGGCGCTGACCCATATCGAGAACTACGACACGCTCATTCTCTCTTCCGGCGACAGCGACCTCCTCGACGCCGTGGAGTACATCACCGAGAAAAACAAGCGCTTTGAGCTGCTCGTCTTTAAAAACGGCGTCTCCACCGACCTCCAGTGCCGGGCCGACCGCATCTGGTGGATCGACGAGTTTGCCCACGAAGTGGCCCGCGAAGCCCGGGTCATGTCCTAG
- a CDS encoding M14 family metallopeptidase, protein MRLLTALLVLLFAATAAPCGNLDFTLHKLDSGRPGPTILVIGGIQGDEPGGFSAAALLVSHYKINSGAVWVVPNLNFLSIIRSSRGVYGDMNRKFADLDPGDPEYAAVQKIKAIIRDEKVDAVLHLHDGWGYYSPTVVSEWQNPLRWGQSVIIDQDSAAAPRFGNLLELAGRAVAAANEHLYEPLHAYHVKNTHTKDLSSETAKEMAKTLTYFAIGQGKPAFGIEGSKNLPPPMRSYYHLRVIESFFKSFGLDFERTFELGAPQVAEALQQNMAVSFFGDKVFLDLRNARERLRFIPLKKDSAVEYRPSSPILALVSADKSLKVYFGNTNVTELDPQFVEFDASLAAVPMDIDGARREVPFGRVVDVRQGFSVGKGADYRVNVIGFSKPGLTDEADTVIGRGELKKEFSVDKAGLVYRVEVYRGEKFCGMILANFVADAPRLAATDDKLLRKLKKTGEITLGR, encoded by the coding sequence ATGCGTTTGCTCACGGCTCTGCTTGTCCTACTTTTCGCCGCCACGGCCGCGCCCTGCGGCAACCTCGACTTTACCCTGCACAAGCTCGACTCCGGCCGCCCCGGACCGACCATCCTGGTCATCGGCGGCATCCAGGGCGACGAGCCAGGCGGGTTTTCGGCGGCGGCCCTGCTGGTTTCCCATTATAAGATCAATTCCGGCGCGGTCTGGGTGGTGCCCAACCTCAATTTCTTAAGCATCATCCGCAGTTCGCGCGGCGTGTACGGCGACATGAACCGCAAGTTCGCCGACCTTGATCCGGGCGACCCGGAATACGCCGCCGTACAGAAGATCAAGGCCATCATCCGCGACGAGAAGGTCGATGCGGTACTGCATCTGCACGACGGCTGGGGCTACTACAGCCCGACCGTGGTCAGCGAATGGCAAAATCCCCTGCGCTGGGGCCAGTCGGTCATCATCGACCAGGACAGCGCCGCCGCGCCGCGCTTCGGCAATCTCCTGGAGCTGGCCGGCCGGGCCGTGGCCGCTGCCAACGAACATCTCTACGAGCCGTTGCATGCCTACCACGTCAAAAACACCCACACCAAGGACTTAAGCAGCGAGACGGCCAAGGAAATGGCCAAGACGCTGACCTATTTCGCCATCGGCCAGGGCAAGCCGGCCTTTGGCATCGAAGGCAGCAAGAATCTGCCGCCGCCCATGCGGTCGTATTACCATCTGCGGGTCATCGAGTCGTTTTTCAAGTCCTTTGGCCTGGATTTCGAACGCACCTTCGAACTGGGCGCGCCGCAGGTGGCCGAGGCCCTGCAACAAAACATGGCTGTGTCGTTTTTTGGCGACAAGGTGTTTCTCGATCTGCGAAACGCCCGGGAGCGGCTGCGCTTTATTCCCCTCAAAAAGGACAGCGCCGTGGAGTACCGGCCGTCCAGCCCCATCCTGGCCCTGGTTTCTGCCGACAAAAGCCTCAAGGTGTATTTCGGCAACACCAACGTCACCGAACTCGACCCGCAGTTCGTGGAGTTTGACGCGAGCCTGGCCGCCGTGCCCATGGACATCGACGGCGCGCGCCGGGAGGTGCCCTTCGGCCGGGTGGTGGACGTGCGGCAGGGCTTTTCCGTGGGCAAGGGCGCGGACTACCGGGTCAACGTCATCGGCTTTTCCAAGCCGGGCCTGACCGACGAAGCCGATACGGTCATCGGCCGGGGGGAGCTGAAAAAGGAATTTTCCGTGGACAAGGCCGGCCTCGTCTACCGGGTGGAAGTCTACCGGGGCGAGAAGTTTTGCGGCATGATCCTGGCCAATTTCGTGGCTGATGCGCCGCGCCTGGCCGCGACTGACGACAAGCTCTTGCGAAAGCTCAAAAAGACCGGCGAAATCACCCTCGGCCGGTAG